One region of Tamandua tetradactyla isolate mTamTet1 chromosome 6, mTamTet1.pri, whole genome shotgun sequence genomic DNA includes:
- the CLXN gene encoding calaxin encodes MNRKKLQKLTDSLAKSCKHFNKHEVSCLVNLFYNLVGDAAERPGTVTGLDRNAFRNILHMTFGMTDDMIMDRVFRGFDKDNDGCISITEWINGLSLFLRGTLEEKMKYCFDVFDLNGDGFISKEEMFHMLKNSLLRQPSEEDPDEGIKDLVEITLKKMDCDHDGKLSFADYEQAVREETLLLEAFGPCLPDPKSQMEFEAQVFKDPHEFNYEI; translated from the exons ATGAACCGCAAGAAGCTGCAGAAGTTGACGGACAGCTTAGCTAAAAGTTGCAAACACT ttaaTAAGCATGAAGTGAGCTGTCTTGTAAATCTTTTTTATAACTTGGTGGGAGATGCAGCAGAACGGCCAGGAACAGTCACTGGACTGGATCGTAATGCATTTCGAAACATCCTGCACATGACATTTGGAATGACAGATGACATGATTATGGACAGAG TGTTCCGAGGTTTTGATAAAGATAATGATGGCTGTATAAGCATAACCGAGTGGATTAATGGATTGTCACTGTTTCTTCGAGGAActttggaagaaaaaatgaaat ATTGCTTCGACGTGTTTGACTTGAATGGCGATGGATTCATTTCAAAGGAGGAAATGTTTCACATGTTGAAGAACAGCCTTCTCAGACAGCCGTCTGAAGAAGATCCTGATGAAGGAATCAAAGATTTGGTGGAAATAACACTTAAGAAAATG GACTGTGACCACGATGGGAAACTGTCCTTTGCAGACTATGAACAGGCTGTCAGAGAGGAGACTCTTCTGTTAGAAGCTTTTGGACCATGTCTGCCTGATCCAAAG AGCCAGATGGAATTTGAAGCCCAAGTATTCAAAGATCCACATGAATTCAATTATGAAATATGA